A region from the Candidatus Methylomirabilota bacterium genome encodes:
- a CDS encoding ABC transporter ATP-binding protein, which produces MAEISLVKVRKEFKGTVAVQEMDLQIKEGEFLVLVGPSGCGKTTTLRMIAGLEEATSGDITIDGRQANDLDPGQRNIGMVFQNLALFPHKTVYDNIAFGLRVKKVAPTEIRMRVEQVARTMHITHLLAKLPAQCSGGEAQRVALARTLVTNPSAFLLDEPLSNLDAKLRKEMRAEIDALHSRLAKTFVYVTHDQEEAMTLADRIVVMRAGWIEQLGTPMEIYYEPANQFVASFFGSPAMNLIPGEARKTPGGLRFAFGDREIPLDGLGPIPEGPVTLGVRPESVRLAGVSGGHRARVTLLEPLGKETLVYLDHGAERLLIAVAEPAFRSEEGASVGFDFRGGRLYLFDPEGRRLG; this is translated from the coding sequence ATGGCCGAGATCAGCCTGGTGAAGGTGCGCAAGGAATTCAAGGGCACGGTGGCCGTCCAGGAGATGGACCTGCAGATCAAGGAGGGCGAGTTCCTGGTGCTGGTGGGCCCGTCGGGCTGCGGCAAGACCACGACGCTCAGGATGATCGCGGGCCTGGAGGAGGCGACGTCGGGCGATATCACCATCGACGGCCGGCAGGCGAACGACCTCGACCCGGGCCAGCGGAACATCGGCATGGTGTTCCAGAATCTGGCCCTGTTTCCGCACAAGACCGTGTACGACAATATCGCCTTCGGCCTGCGCGTGAAGAAGGTGGCCCCCACCGAGATCCGCATGCGCGTCGAGCAGGTGGCGCGCACGATGCACATCACGCACCTGCTCGCCAAGCTGCCGGCCCAGTGCAGCGGCGGCGAGGCCCAGCGCGTGGCGCTGGCCCGCACGCTCGTCACCAACCCGAGTGCCTTCCTGCTGGACGAGCCGCTCTCCAACCTGGACGCCAAGCTCCGGAAAGAGATGCGCGCGGAGATCGACGCGCTGCACAGCCGGCTCGCCAAGACGTTCGTCTACGTGACCCACGATCAGGAAGAGGCGATGACGCTGGCCGATCGCATCGTCGTCATGCGCGCCGGCTGGATCGAGCAGCTCGGGACCCCCATGGAGATCTACTACGAGCCGGCCAACCAGTTCGTGGCCAGCTTCTTCGGCTCGCCCGCCATGAACCTCATCCCCGGCGAGGCGCGAAAGACGCCGGGCGGGCTGCGCTTCGCCTTCGGTGACCGGGAGATCCCGCTGGACGGTCTGGGGCCGATCCCCGAGGGCCCCGTCACGCTCGGCGTCCGGCCCGAGAGCGTGCGGCTTGCCGGAGTGAGCGGCGGCCACCGGGCCCGGGTGACGCTGCTCGAGCCGCTGGGCAAGGAGACCCTCGTCTATCTCGACCACGGCGCCGAGCGCCTGCTGATCGCCGTGGCCGAGCCCGCCTTCCGGAGCGAGGAGGGCGCGAGCGTCGGGTTCGACTTCCGCGGCGGCCGCCTCTACCTGTTCGACCCCGAGGGCCGGCGCCTGGGGTGA
- a CDS encoding carbohydrate ABC transporter permease, translating to MTRRTRRKLADVARYTILGLWLVVVLFPLFWSVMTSLKPPYEWFTWPPTWIPNPFTLNNYRVAWFGELLDTQYVQSASIQTPFHALVNSLFIAGVSTALSVALGLLLAYGASRYGILSERALFRFLMLRMIPPIVVAVPILLYYATLGLLDSYVGLIVIYVVSTLPYSLWMTKSFIDEVPIEVEQAAELFGASRLRTLWEVVLPLIRSGVVATFLFILILTWSEYLMAVTLSATKISTLPVQLSKYEGATEGRLYGWQQAMSIGVTLPLIAIGYAIHRHLVRGFSFGMLKR from the coding sequence ATGACCCGCCGCACGCGGCGGAAACTGGCCGACGTCGCCCGTTACACGATCCTCGGTCTCTGGCTCGTGGTCGTCTTGTTTCCCCTCTTCTGGTCGGTGATGACCTCGCTCAAGCCGCCCTACGAGTGGTTCACGTGGCCCCCGACCTGGATCCCGAACCCCTTCACCCTGAACAACTACCGGGTCGCCTGGTTCGGCGAGCTTCTCGACACGCAGTACGTCCAGTCGGCCTCGATCCAGACGCCGTTCCACGCCCTGGTCAACAGCCTCTTCATCGCCGGGGTCTCGACGGCGCTCTCGGTGGCCCTGGGCCTGCTCCTGGCCTATGGGGCCTCTCGCTACGGCATCCTCAGCGAGCGGGCGCTCTTTCGGTTTTTGATGCTGCGCATGATTCCGCCGATCGTGGTCGCGGTGCCCATCCTCCTCTACTACGCGACCCTCGGGCTGCTGGACAGCTACGTCGGCCTCATCGTCATCTACGTCGTGTCCACGCTTCCCTATTCGCTGTGGATGACCAAGAGCTTCATCGACGAGGTCCCCATCGAGGTGGAGCAGGCGGCCGAGCTCTTCGGGGCCAGCCGCCTGCGGACCCTGTGGGAGGTGGTCCTGCCGCTGATCCGGTCCGGCGTCGTCGCGACCTTCCTGTTCATCCTGATCCTCACCTGGAGCGAGTACCTGATGGCGGTGACACTATCGGCGACGAAGATCTCCACCCTGCCGGTCCAGCTGAGCAAGTACGAGGGCGCGACCGAGGGGCGCCTGTATGGCTGGCAGCAGGCCATGTCGATCGGGGTGACGCTGCCGCTGATCGCCATCGGCTACGCGATCCACCGGCATCTGGTCCGAGGCTTCAGCTTCGGGATGTTGAAGAGGTAG
- a CDS encoding sugar ABC transporter permease: MARGQGRRYKWTILPVVAVPVLFLAAPIIFFQIYFSLHQWTAYLGDWWEAEFVGLENFADVLGDERFHWSLVRSLIFAGASTVLCLLIGFTLAYLMREPFRGRGLFYLLFITPMLIVPIAIGYNFEMLLVEKGPLNQMLGWITGQEIRVSWFAQPIPAFLSIIFIEVWNWTPFVFILMLAGLSGMPREPIEAARVLGASPLQIFFQIQLPLLRPVIVLALILRFLEALGEYPKVWALTRGGPGSYTETMPVYLYITSWQHFNISKAAAMSYLVLIIVAAIVYLCIRILLREKRALEALYRPSS; this comes from the coding sequence ATGGCCCGGGGACAGGGACGACGGTACAAGTGGACGATCCTGCCGGTCGTCGCCGTCCCCGTGCTGTTCCTGGCGGCCCCCATCATCTTCTTTCAGATTTACTTCAGCCTGCACCAGTGGACGGCGTATCTCGGCGACTGGTGGGAGGCGGAGTTCGTCGGCCTGGAGAACTTCGCCGACGTGCTGGGGGACGAGCGGTTCCACTGGTCGCTGGTGCGCTCGCTGATCTTCGCCGGGGCCTCGACCGTCCTGTGCCTGCTCATCGGGTTCACGCTGGCGTATCTCATGCGGGAGCCGTTCCGGGGCCGCGGCCTCTTCTATCTGCTCTTCATCACCCCGATGCTCATCGTCCCCATCGCCATCGGGTACAACTTCGAGATGCTGCTCGTGGAGAAGGGCCCGCTGAACCAGATGCTCGGCTGGATCACGGGACAGGAGATCCGCGTCTCGTGGTTCGCCCAACCGATCCCGGCCTTCCTGTCCATCATCTTCATCGAGGTCTGGAACTGGACCCCGTTCGTCTTCATCCTGATGCTGGCCGGCCTCAGCGGCATGCCGAGAGAGCCGATCGAGGCGGCCAGGGTGCTGGGAGCCAGCCCGCTGCAGATCTTCTTCCAGATCCAGCTCCCGCTGCTCCGCCCGGTCATCGTCCTGGCCCTGATCCTCCGCTTCCTGGAGGCTCTAGGGGAGTATCCGAAGGTGTGGGCGCTGACCCGCGGCGGCCCCGGCAGCTACACCGAGACCATGCCCGTGTACCTCTACATCACGAGCTGGCAGCACTTCAACATCTCGAAGGCCGCCGCCATGTCCTACCTCGTCCTCATCATCGTGGCCGCTATCGTGTACCTCTGCATCCGCATCCTCCTGCGCGAGAAGCGGGCCCTGGAAGCCCTCTACCGGCCTTCGTCATGA